Proteins from one Sylvia atricapilla isolate bSylAtr1 chromosome 1, bSylAtr1.pri, whole genome shotgun sequence genomic window:
- the LOC136360560 gene encoding feather beta keratin-like, with protein sequence MACNNLCSPCGPTPLANSCNEPCALQCQDSRVIINPSPVLVTLPGPIMTSFPQSTVVGSTSSAAVGTELSVQGQPVSGGFGFGLGYGLGYGCGLGRLGCYGRRGIC encoded by the coding sequence ATGGCCTGCAACaacctctgctctccctgcggacccaccccgctggccaacagctgcaacgagccctgtgccctgcaatgcCAGGATTCCCGTGTCATCATCaacccttcccctgtgctggtcaccctgccaggacccatcatgacctccttcccccagagcaccGTCGTCGGATCCACCTCCTCGGCTGCCGTGGGCACTGAACTCAGTGTCCAGGGACAGCCCGTCTCTGGGGGATTTGGCTTTGGCCTTGGCTATGGGCTGGGCTATGGCTGTGGCCTGGGGCGCCTGGGCTGCTACGGCAGGAGGGGCATCTGCTGA
- the LOC136360485 gene encoding feather beta keratin-like, with amino-acid sequence MACNNLCSPCGPTPLANSCNEPCALQCQDSRVIIDPAPVLVTLPGPIMTSFPQSTAVGSTSSAAVGTELSAQGQPISGGFGFGLGYGLGYGCGLGRLGCYGRRGIC; translated from the coding sequence ATGGCCTGCAACaacctctgctctccctgcggacccaccccgctggccaacagctgcaacgagccctgtgccctgcaatgcCAGGATTCCCGTGTCATCATTgaccctgcccctgtgctggtcaccctgccaggacccatcatgacctccttcccccagagcaccGCCGTCGGATCCACCTCCTCGGCTGCCGTGGGCACTGaactcagtgcccagggacagcccatcTCTGGGGGATTTGGCTTTGGCCTTGGCTATGGGCTGGGCTATGGCTGTGGCCTGGGGCGCCTGGGCTGCTACGGCAGAAGGGGCATCTGCTGA